The following proteins are co-located in the Solea solea chromosome 21, fSolSol10.1, whole genome shotgun sequence genome:
- the g6pc3 gene encoding glucose-6-phosphatase 3 — MEAVYSQGISLAEALQERTMSHEKFWLTVTYLGDPNAAFFLIFPFTYFISKRTGVAVLWVAAISEWLNLVFKWMLFGERPFWWIGESGLYVNKQPKVQQFPSTCETGPGSPSGHAMVTAAVWWVVVSSLGSFLYIRTRSVVLSSAPYLLYVLMLVAVGISRVFILAHFPHQVVAGSITGIILGIVLSRRVPAGRPLLFFFSVSIGLLLSALSIHAGLQQLGIDLSWTIALAKKWCSRAEWVRLDSTPFSSLTRDCGALIGLGMAQYWKPGGWSLPRAPTALCVALSSIALYHVNRLPLPIRPQGLFYSLYFVKFVIVPQVVMVLVPGLVHLFSHKKKD, encoded by the exons ATGGAGGCGGTTTATTCTCAAGGCATTTCACTTGCCGAAGCTCTCCAAGAGAGGACGATGAGTCATGAGAAATTCTGGCTCACTGTCACTTATCTTGGAGATCCTAACGCAGCTTTCTTTCTCATCTTTCCCTTCACCTATTTCATCAGCAAACGCACCGGCGTGGCGGTGCTTTGGGTAGCAGCCATATCGGAGTGGTTAAACTTGGTGTTTAAATG gaTGCTGTTTGGAGAAAGGCCATTCTGGTGGATTGGTGAATCAGGTCTATATGTCAACAAGCAACCCAAAGTTCAACAGTTTCCCTCCACCTGTGAAACAGGGCCAG GCAGTCCGTCGGGACATGCAATGGTGACAGCAGCAGTCTGGTGGGTTGTTGTGTCCTCACTTGGATCATTTCTGTACATCCGCACTCGCAG TGTGGTGTTATCTTCAGCCCCCTACCTGCTCTATGTGTTGATGCTGGTGGCAGTTGGAATCTCTAGAGTTTTCATCCTCGCCCACTTCCCTCACCAGGTTGTTGCAGGCTCCATTACAG GCATCATTCTGGGAATTGTCCTGAGTCGCAGAGTTCCAGCGGGTCGCCCCCTGCTGTTCTTCTTCAGCGTCAGTATTGGTTTGCTGCTAAGTGCGCTGTCTATACATGCTGGATTACAGCAATTAGGAATTGACCTCTCCTG GACTATCGCTTTGGCTAAGAAATGGTGCAGCCGTGCCGAGTGGGTCCGTCTGGACTCAACCCCGTTCTCCTCCCTGACTCGAGATTGTGGGGCCCTTATTGGTTTGGGGATGGCTCAGTACTGGAAGCCTGGAGGGTGGTCTCTGCCGCGGGCCCCAACAGCTTTATGTGTGGCTTTATCATCCATAGCACTGTACCACGTGAATCGACTGCCACTCCCAATCCGACCACAAGGCCTCTTCTACAGCCTGTACTTTGTCAAATTTGTCATAGTGCCACAGGttgtcatggtgcttgtgcctggGCTGGTTCACCTTTTCTCGCACAAAAAGAAGGACTAG
- the lsm12b gene encoding protein LSM12 homolog A, protein MAAPGPGEYFSVGSHVSCLTCLGQRLQGEVVAFDYQSKMLTLKCASSSGKPNLSDVILINLAYVSDVDIINDRTETPPPLASLNVSKLANRARSEKEDKLSQAYAISAGVSVEGQQLFQTIHKTIKDCKWQEKNIIVMDDVVISPPYQVENCKGKEGSALSHVRKIVEKHFRDLESQKSMQRSQAQQTQKDSTLSS, encoded by the exons ATGGCGGCTCCTGGACCGGGGGAGTATTTCAGCGTCGGGAGCCATGTCTCTTGCCTCACCTGCTTGGGCCAACGTCTGCAAGGAGAAGTAGTCGCATTTGACTACCAGTCCAAGATGTTAACTTTGA AATGTGCTTCCTCCAGCGGTAAGCCAAACCTCAGCGACGTCATCCTGATCAACTTAGCCTATGTTTCTGATGTGGACATAATAAATGACCGCACTGAGACTCCACCTCCACTAGCATCACTGAATGTTAGCAAG CTTGCCAATCGAGCACGGTCAGAAAAGGAGGACAAGCTGTCCCAAGCCTATGCAATCAGTGCTGGGGTTTCTGTGGAGGGCCAACAGCTATTCCAGACTATTCACAAAAC CATCAAAGACTGTAAATGGCAGGAGAAGAACATTATTGTGATGGACGATGTCGTAATCTCACCGCCTTACCAGGTTGAGAACTGCAAAGGCAAAGAGGGAAGCGCTTTAAGTCATGTACGCAAAATA GTTGAGAAACATTTTAGAGACTTGGAAAGTCAGAAGTCCATGCAACGTTCACAAGCACAGCAAACACAGAAGGACTCCACTTTATCTTCTTGA
- the tmem101 gene encoding transmembrane protein 101 gives MAAPNRKQVFKFISQLGAFILTRFGFWNCFCMLMLFAERADSKRKPDIHVPYLYVDMGAAVIFASFMSFGVKRRWFALASAVQLAISTYASYVGEQVHYSDWLKVRMYSRALAIIGGFLVMASGAGEVYRQKARSRSLQSTGQVFLGVYLICMVYSLQHSKEDKLAYLNHIAGGEITLMLLGVLFGVLALAFLSGCYIRLAAQILATVLPLVVLLIDGNLGYWHHTRKVEFWNQMKLIGHNVGIFGAALILATDG, from the exons ATGGCGGCTCCCAATAGGAAGCAGGTTTTCAAGTTTATCAGCCAGTTAGGAGCGTTTATTTTGACCCGGTTCGGGTTTTGGAACTGCTTCTGTATGTTGATGCTGTTTGCTGAGCGAGCGGATTCAAAAAG GAAGCCAGACATCCATGTACCATATCTATATGTGGATATGGGGGCTGCAGTGATCTTTGCCAGCTTCATGTCATTTGGAGTGAAGAGGAGGTGGTTTGCATTGGCTTCTGCTGTTCAGCTCGCTATCAGCACGTATGCATCATATGTTGGAGAGCAGGTGCACTACAGTGACTGGCTGAAG GTACGAATGTATTCCAGAGCTCTGGCTATTATTGGAGGATTTCTGGTTATGGCCAGCGGAGCAGGGGAGGTGTACAGGCAGAAAGCTCGCAGCAGATCCCTGCAGTCGACAGGGCAGGTTTTTCTGGGAGTCTATCTCATTTGCATG GTGTACTCCCTGCAACATAGCAAAGAAGACAAGCTTGCCTATCTGAACCACATCGCTGGAGGAGAGATCACTCTGATGCTGCTGGGGGTGCTGTTCGGGGTGCTGGCTCTGGCCTTCCTCTCTGGCTGCTACATCCGTCTGGCCGCTCAGATCCTGGCCACTgtgcttcctctggtggtcctGCTTATTGACGGTAACCTGGGATACTGGCACCACACTCGCAAGGTGGAGTTTTGGAACCAGATGAAGCTGATTGGACACAATGTGGGCATCTTTGGCGCTGCACTGATCCTGGCTACCGACGGCTGA
- the gngt2b gene encoding guanine nucleotide-binding protein G(I)/G(S)/G(O) subunit gamma-T2b has protein sequence MARDMSDKEILKMELEQLKKEVNTTRTPVAANCAETIAFVEERLPNDPLIKGVPDDKNPYKGDKGGCIVT, from the exons ATGGCTCGGGATATGTCAGACAAGGAAATCCTGAAAATGGAGCTGGAGCAACTGAAGAAGGAAGTTAACACAACTAGAACACCA GTGGCTGCAAACTGTGCAGAGACCATTGCTTTTGTTGAGGAGCGGCTACCAAATGATCCGCTGATAAAGGGCGTCCCAGATGACAAGAACCCCTACAAGGGAGACAAGGGAGGCTGTATAGTAACATAG